A window of Parasynechococcus marenigrum WH 8102 contains these coding sequences:
- a CDS encoding Crp/Fnr family transcriptional regulator: protein MVAIPSRELSPRRDGFRELLETNYQKRDLVHLTAGSVVPLLKNSIWLVVRGMVKLGAVSVHGDELLLGLAGPNEPFGEPLSTVEAYEAVALSDCDLLCLSANEVEQAPQLALAMMDAIGARYRQAEYMLALLGLRRVEERVRGFLEMLAQDYGQPCDDGLRLNLRLTHQEMASALSTTRVTVTRVIGLLRDEGWLKIDAQRHLVIAHLPRR from the coding sequence ATGGTTGCAATTCCCTCCCGTGAGCTCTCCCCAAGACGTGACGGTTTCAGGGAATTGTTGGAAACCAATTACCAGAAACGCGATCTTGTTCATCTGACGGCGGGCAGTGTTGTCCCGTTGCTCAAGAACAGCATCTGGCTTGTTGTGCGCGGCATGGTCAAGCTTGGTGCCGTGTCTGTGCATGGCGATGAGCTGCTGCTTGGGCTCGCCGGTCCGAACGAGCCTTTCGGTGAACCCCTGAGCACGGTGGAGGCCTATGAAGCGGTTGCTCTGAGTGACTGCGACCTTCTCTGCTTGAGCGCTAACGAAGTGGAGCAGGCACCCCAGCTTGCGCTGGCGATGATGGATGCCATTGGTGCTCGTTACCGGCAGGCGGAGTACATGCTGGCTCTGCTCGGTCTGCGCCGCGTTGAGGAGCGGGTGAGAGGTTTTCTGGAAATGTTGGCCCAGGACTATGGCCAGCCCTGTGATGACGGCTTGCGACTCAATCTGCGATTGACCCATCAGGAGATGGCCAGTGCTCTGAGCACCACCCGCGTCACAGTGACCCGGGTGATCGGTCTGCTGCGTGATGAGGGCTGGTTGAAGATCGATGCCCAGAGGCACCTGGTGATCGCCCACCTGCCACGTCGCTGA
- the msrA gene encoding peptide-methionine (S)-S-oxide reductase MsrA has translation MLPSWLTQRGGESSTEAMHAVLGTPLRAPLMSDQEEALFACGCFWGAEKGFWRLPGVVSTAVGYAGGQRTNPTYQEVCTGTTGHTEVVRVVWSTPAVDFSDLLKLFWECHDPTQGNRQGNDTGTQYRSAIYTTTNQQMSLAQASRTSYQDALNQRGYGPITTEILADQAFTFAEPYHQQYLAKPGSRPYCSAMPTQTVLGDFDGNNYRLPSTVWAAYDWSINHCVLRSDNAPIRMA, from the coding sequence ATGCTCCCCTCCTGGCTGACCCAACGCGGTGGTGAGTCCTCGACAGAGGCGATGCATGCCGTTCTTGGCACCCCGCTGCGGGCACCGCTGATGAGCGACCAGGAGGAAGCCCTTTTTGCCTGTGGATGTTTCTGGGGCGCTGAAAAGGGGTTCTGGCGTCTTCCGGGTGTGGTGAGCACGGCCGTGGGTTACGCCGGTGGTCAGCGCACCAACCCGACCTATCAAGAGGTGTGCACAGGGACAACAGGCCATACCGAAGTGGTGCGGGTGGTCTGGAGCACCCCAGCCGTGGATTTCAGTGATCTGCTGAAACTGTTCTGGGAATGCCATGACCCCACCCAGGGGAACCGCCAGGGCAACGACACAGGAACCCAGTACCGCTCAGCGATTTACACCACGACGAATCAGCAGATGAGCCTGGCTCAGGCCAGCAGAACCTCATATCAGGACGCCCTGAATCAAAGGGGGTATGGACCGATCACCACGGAGATCCTGGCGGATCAGGCCTTTACCTTCGCTGAGCCGTATCACCAGCAGTACCTCGCCAAACCCGGCAGTCGTCCCTACTGCTCGGCCATGCCGACCCAGACTGTTCTGGGTGACTTCGACGGGAACAATTACCGCCTTCCATCAACGGTCTGGGCGGCCTACGACTGGAGCATCAATCACTGTGTACTGCGCAGCGACAATGCCCCGATCCGCATGGCTTGA
- a CDS encoding ABC transporter ATP-binding protein — protein sequence MAAMRLDLIGRYLRPHRKTVIFGAIALVVVNVLSVTIPMEVRRVIDELQVGFAYDRVLSQAAWIVLLATTMGAVRLLSRQLVFGVGRQVEVELRQSLFDHMLRQEPAWVQTTGSGDVNNRATSDVENIRRLLGFAILSLTNTLLAYSLTLPAMLTIDPSLTLAAIGPYPVMLTVVRLFGGRMMKQQRRQQEDLSGLSDLIQEDLSGIGAIKIYGQEASEQQAFSQRNRSYRNSAIRLARTRSTLFPLLEGLSSISLLLLLALGSGKLSDGSLTTGGLVALVFYVQQLVFPTALLGFTLNTFQTGQVSLERVEELLQRQPAIRDGNDPINVEQPRRGRLEARGLRIRYDGAERDTLNGLDFCIEPGELVAVVGAVGCGKTTLARAFGRMVPVPDGQLFLDGVDINRLPLKDLRGEVAMVPQEGFLFTSTLADNLRYGEPRAGDDRVEQAAERARLSDDVKGFPDGFSTIVGERGITLSGGQRQRTALGRALLVSAPVLVLDDALASVDNNTAAAILNSIRSQEGRTIVMISHQLSAAAACDRILVMDNGRIVQQGHHNALIATAGVYRRLWERQQAAEQLEGMAS from the coding sequence ATGGCGGCCATGCGCCTGGACCTGATCGGCCGTTACCTGCGCCCTCATCGCAAAACCGTCATCTTCGGCGCGATCGCCCTGGTGGTGGTCAATGTCCTCAGCGTCACGATCCCGATGGAGGTGCGCCGGGTCATCGATGAGTTGCAGGTCGGCTTCGCCTATGACCGCGTCCTGAGCCAGGCCGCCTGGATCGTGCTGCTGGCCACCACCATGGGTGCCGTGCGGTTGCTGTCGCGGCAGCTTGTGTTCGGTGTCGGCCGCCAGGTGGAGGTCGAACTCCGCCAGAGCCTGTTCGACCACATGCTTCGGCAGGAACCGGCCTGGGTGCAGACCACGGGGAGTGGTGATGTGAACAACCGGGCCACCAGCGATGTGGAGAACATCCGCCGCCTGCTGGGCTTCGCCATTCTCAGCCTGACCAACACCCTGCTGGCCTACAGCCTGACGCTGCCGGCGATGTTGACGATTGATCCATCGCTGACCCTGGCTGCCATTGGTCCCTATCCCGTGATGCTGACGGTGGTGCGCCTGTTCGGCGGCCGAATGATGAAGCAGCAACGCCGTCAACAGGAGGACCTGTCTGGGTTGAGCGATCTGATCCAGGAGGACCTCTCCGGCATCGGAGCGATCAAGATCTACGGCCAGGAAGCATCGGAGCAGCAGGCGTTTTCCCAGCGCAACCGCAGTTACCGAAACAGCGCCATCCGTCTGGCACGGACTCGAAGCACGCTCTTCCCTTTGTTGGAGGGGCTTTCCTCCATCTCCCTGCTGTTGCTGCTGGCCCTAGGCAGCGGCAAGCTCAGCGACGGCAGCCTCACGACCGGCGGGCTTGTCGCCCTGGTCTTCTATGTGCAGCAGCTGGTTTTTCCCACTGCGTTGTTGGGCTTCACGCTCAACACGTTCCAAACCGGCCAGGTGAGTCTGGAACGGGTGGAGGAGCTGCTCCAGCGACAACCTGCCATTCGTGATGGCAACGATCCGATCAACGTTGAACAGCCGCGGCGCGGACGACTCGAAGCTCGCGGCTTGCGCATCCGTTACGACGGAGCCGAGCGCGACACCCTGAACGGCCTTGATTTCTGCATTGAACCCGGCGAACTGGTGGCCGTGGTTGGTGCTGTGGGCTGCGGCAAAACAACCCTGGCCCGTGCCTTCGGTCGGATGGTGCCGGTTCCGGACGGCCAATTGTTCCTGGATGGCGTGGACATCAACCGCCTGCCCCTGAAGGATTTGCGAGGCGAAGTGGCCATGGTTCCCCAGGAGGGATTTCTGTTCACCAGCACCCTCGCCGACAACCTTCGCTACGGCGAACCCAGGGCAGGAGATGACCGGGTCGAGCAAGCGGCCGAACGTGCCCGACTGTCGGATGACGTCAAAGGGTTCCCGGATGGATTCAGCACCATCGTCGGCGAACGGGGCATCACGCTCAGCGGCGGGCAACGTCAACGCACTGCCCTGGGGCGCGCCCTGCTGGTGTCGGCTCCGGTGCTTGTTCTCGACGATGCCCTGGCCAGCGTGGACAACAACACCGCCGCCGCCATCCTGAACTCGATCCGATCCCAGGAGGGACGCACCATTGTGATGATCAGCCACCAACTCTCGGCAGCTGCAGCCTGCGACCGGATCTTGGTGATGGACAACGGGCGGATCGTGCAACAGGGCCACCACAACGCCTTGATCGCCACGGCCGGGGTTTACCGAAGACTGTGGGAACGGCAACAGGCTGCCGAACAACTCGAGGGAATGGCTTCCTGA
- a CDS encoding DUF3288 family protein — MSDSPSESTQSHPLHGTDRDLIDRLLACEAPGDGELTELARLLIRYDGFPGAEDLQQDMQRLLTLWSLSRDELNHQVRALWAEGYRPGAAASDPVGSGFDTSETSDG; from the coding sequence ATGTCTGATTCCCCGTCCGAGTCAACCCAGAGTCATCCTCTCCATGGGACCGACCGCGATTTGATCGATCGTCTGCTGGCCTGTGAAGCGCCTGGCGACGGTGAACTGACGGAACTAGCGCGTCTGCTGATTCGCTACGACGGCTTCCCCGGTGCTGAGGATCTGCAGCAGGACATGCAGCGGTTGCTGACCCTGTGGTCCCTCAGCCGGGACGAGCTCAACCATCAGGTGCGTGCGCTGTGGGCCGAGGGCTACCGCCCCGGTGCCGCAGCCTCTGACCCTGTGGGCTCCGGCTTCGACACCAGTGAGACCAGCGACGGCTGA
- the trpD gene encoding anthranilate phosphoribosyltransferase has product MSPASPSWSGLLELLLCGESLSAAQATDLMQAWLSESLTPVQTGAFLAGLRAKGMEAEELAAMAAVLREACPLPCARPDRFLVDTCGTGGDGADTFNISTAVAFTAAACGVEVAKHGNRSASGKVGSADVLEGLGLNLKAPLQLVVDAIPAAGVTFLFAPAWHPALVNLAPLRRSLGVRTVFNLLGPLVNPLKPQAQVLGVAKKDLLDPMAGALQRLGLERAVVVHGAGGLDEASLAGPNDLRFIEAGAIRSLQLSPDELGLATADLETLKGGDLDCNQTILQQVLQGRGEPAQRDVVALNTALVLWAAGIDTDLSSAAARAAEALDQGLPWTRLETLRQHLAS; this is encoded by the coding sequence ATGTCACCTGCCTCTCCTTCATGGTCCGGTCTGCTGGAGCTGCTGTTGTGCGGTGAAAGCCTGTCCGCTGCACAGGCGACGGACCTGATGCAGGCCTGGCTGTCCGAGTCCCTGACCCCTGTTCAGACCGGTGCCTTTCTGGCCGGTCTCCGGGCCAAGGGGATGGAGGCCGAGGAGCTGGCGGCGATGGCGGCGGTGCTGCGTGAGGCTTGTCCATTGCCCTGTGCCCGCCCCGATCGGTTTTTGGTGGACACCTGCGGCACGGGCGGCGATGGTGCCGACACCTTCAACATCTCCACCGCCGTTGCCTTCACCGCTGCGGCTTGCGGCGTGGAGGTGGCGAAACACGGCAATCGCAGTGCCAGTGGCAAGGTTGGTTCCGCCGATGTGCTTGAGGGGCTGGGCCTGAACCTCAAAGCACCGTTGCAGTTGGTCGTCGACGCGATTCCTGCCGCCGGCGTCACATTTTTATTCGCTCCGGCCTGGCATCCGGCTCTGGTGAATCTGGCGCCCTTGCGACGCAGTCTCGGTGTGCGCACAGTGTTCAATCTGCTTGGGCCGCTGGTCAATCCGTTGAAACCACAGGCACAGGTGCTGGGGGTCGCGAAGAAGGATCTTCTGGATCCCATGGCTGGAGCCCTGCAACGTCTTGGATTGGAGCGAGCCGTGGTCGTCCACGGCGCCGGAGGGCTGGATGAGGCGTCGCTGGCAGGTCCCAATGACCTGCGCTTCATCGAAGCTGGCGCCATCCGCTCGCTTCAGCTCTCTCCTGACGAACTCGGATTGGCAACGGCGGATCTCGAGACGTTGAAAGGCGGTGACCTGGACTGCAACCAGACCATCCTTCAGCAGGTGCTCCAGGGCCGTGGGGAACCAGCCCAGCGGGATGTGGTCGCGTTGAATACAGCCCTGGTGCTGTGGGCCGCTGGGATCGACACGGATCTGTCCTCTGCCGCGGCCCGCGCCGCCGAAGCCCTGGATCAAGGCCTTCCCTGGACCCGGCTGGAGACCCTGCGCCAGCACCTGGCCAGCTGA
- the carA gene encoding glutamine-hydrolyzing carbamoyl-phosphate synthase small subunit, with amino-acid sequence MPHPSSRQAHLVLADGTVLTGDAFGHRGSVVGEVVFNTGMTGYQEVLTDPSYAGQLVTFTYPELGNTGVNGDDQEADHPHARGVIARQLAPCASNWRCSESLDNWMERHGLVGICGVDTRALVRRLRDGGAINGVISSDGRSPADLLAEVRHAPSMEGLNLASQVSTTEPYEWSSPCRVGFDQRLKQHPDLPYRVVAIDFGIKRAILDRLVAHGCAVTVLPSDADLDTVMSHQPEGVFLSNGPGDPAAVDSGIDLARSLLERANLPLFGICLGHQILGLALGGKTFKLGYGHRGLNHPCGTSGQVEITSQNHGFAISADSLPEPMVEVTHLNLNDRTVAAFQHRHQPVFGIQYHPEASPGPHDADHHFGRFVALMADRRDVGG; translated from the coding sequence ATGCCCCACCCTTCGTCACGTCAGGCTCATCTCGTGCTGGCCGATGGCACGGTTCTCACGGGTGACGCGTTCGGGCACCGCGGCTCCGTGGTGGGTGAGGTGGTGTTCAACACCGGAATGACCGGATACCAGGAGGTCCTGACGGACCCGTCCTATGCCGGGCAGCTGGTCACCTTCACCTACCCCGAACTGGGAAACACCGGCGTGAATGGGGATGATCAGGAGGCCGACCATCCCCATGCCAGGGGAGTGATCGCCCGCCAGCTCGCCCCATGTGCCAGCAACTGGCGCTGTTCGGAATCCCTGGACAACTGGATGGAACGCCACGGTCTTGTGGGCATCTGCGGTGTCGACACCCGTGCCTTGGTGCGTCGACTTCGAGACGGCGGAGCCATCAATGGTGTGATCAGCAGCGATGGACGTTCGCCCGCTGACCTGCTGGCCGAGGTCCGTCACGCCCCGAGCATGGAGGGTCTGAATCTGGCCAGCCAGGTCAGTACCACTGAGCCCTACGAATGGTCGTCGCCATGCCGTGTCGGTTTCGATCAGCGGCTGAAACAGCATCCCGACCTCCCCTACCGCGTGGTCGCGATTGACTTCGGCATTAAGCGGGCGATCCTCGACCGTCTGGTCGCCCATGGCTGTGCGGTCACCGTTCTGCCCTCGGATGCCGATCTGGACACGGTGATGTCCCATCAGCCAGAGGGGGTTTTCCTCTCTAATGGCCCTGGCGATCCGGCTGCGGTGGACAGCGGCATCGACCTGGCCCGATCCCTGCTGGAGCGGGCCAACCTGCCGTTGTTCGGGATCTGCCTCGGCCATCAGATTCTTGGCCTTGCCTTGGGAGGGAAGACCTTCAAGCTCGGCTACGGCCACCGTGGTCTGAACCATCCCTGCGGCACGAGCGGTCAGGTGGAGATCACCAGCCAGAACCACGGCTTTGCCATTTCCGCTGACTCACTGCCGGAGCCGATGGTTGAGGTCACCCATCTCAATCTCAACGACCGCACCGTTGCGGCGTTTCAGCATCGCCATCAACCGGTGTTTGGCATCCAGTACCACCCGGAGGCCAGCCCCGGACCCCACGACGCGGATCACCATTTTGGTCGCTTCGTTGCGTTGATGGCGGATCGTCGGGACGTCGGTGGTTGA
- a CDS encoding STAS domain-containing protein — MRGETGPISELQRLTVSLRGGFEQQNGCLVFHFTGQLDAYSEKQFMEYVVDVLKASKLPAVIDLSKIDFLDSSGLGALVQLAKQCTDAKRAFSLVGNSRVMQTVKLVRLEEFLHLAQDLPSALSNLAA; from the coding sequence TTGCGTGGGGAGACTGGACCCATCAGTGAACTGCAGCGACTGACGGTCTCTCTGCGTGGAGGCTTCGAACAACAGAACGGCTGTCTGGTGTTTCATTTCACCGGTCAGTTGGACGCCTACTCCGAGAAGCAGTTCATGGAGTACGTCGTCGACGTGCTGAAGGCCAGCAAACTCCCTGCTGTAATCGACCTCAGCAAGATCGATTTTCTGGACTCATCCGGATTGGGTGCCCTTGTTCAGCTCGCCAAGCAGTGCACGGATGCCAAGCGCGCGTTTTCCCTTGTGGGGAACTCCCGTGTGATGCAGACGGTGAAACTTGTGCGTCTGGAAGAGTTTCTGCATCTGGCCCAGGATCTGCCGTCGGCCCTCAGCAACCTGGCGGCTTGA
- a CDS encoding ribonuclease III domain-containing protein — protein sequence MSEWIRGQTAGGSAGDLGPLQLAWLGDAVWELHQRLRFCRSPGRADVLHRAVVAKVCAEAQAEALGRLDPVLSEQERDLVRRGRNRAGRGPKRSDAAVYGLATGFETMVGWLYLNDPARLAELLDHLDQAGTLSTSSTPRP from the coding sequence TTGAGCGAGTGGATCCGGGGGCAGACCGCCGGCGGCAGCGCTGGTGACCTCGGTCCGCTTCAGTTGGCGTGGTTGGGTGATGCGGTCTGGGAATTGCACCAACGTTTGCGCTTCTGCCGCTCACCCGGTCGTGCCGATGTGTTGCACCGCGCCGTAGTGGCCAAGGTCTGTGCCGAGGCACAGGCCGAGGCCCTTGGCCGCCTTGATCCTGTCTTGAGCGAGCAGGAGCGGGATTTGGTGCGTCGTGGCCGCAATCGGGCCGGTCGCGGACCCAAGCGATCCGATGCGGCTGTTTACGGACTCGCCACAGGGTTTGAGACAATGGTGGGCTGGCTGTATTTGAACGACCCAGCGCGCCTGGCGGAGCTTCTCGATCACTTGGATCAGGCCGGCACCCTCTCAACATCCTCAACACCTCGCCCATGA
- the rlmB gene encoding 23S rRNA (guanosine(2251)-2'-O)-methyltransferase RlmB, whose product MSPRFERRPGGSSRTGRPGRSDRRRPDADAEADAGRREWNREAPVRRGRMDDRRRGRSDEEQRARPDRGDRAGRGRFMADRRPERPSRREGRQGDQRPYSDRRDPPRDERSEGRSEVRRDDPRMDRRFDRRDEAQGDRRGDRRPSFQRERSRLPFRDRTPRKPEGEAAAATPPADDLVWGRHSALAALEAGRPIHRIWCTPEMRSAAKFLQLLRDAKASGVLVEEVTWARLGQITGGSVHQGIALQTAAAETIDLESLIEGCSDLGEPPLLLALDGVTDPHNLGAVVRSAEAMGAHGVVLPQRRSAGLTGSAAKVAAGALEHLPVARVVNLNRSLEKLKDAGYRVIGLAGEGDVTLPDVDLSGPLVLVTGSEDQGLSLLTRRHCDQLVRIPLRGVTPSLNASVATALCVYEVARRNWMKDIHGQAPSPPIQRARMAGQRDDDSPAPQVETTQPEERIELDLERRDLDAGLEFDQSIQLSP is encoded by the coding sequence ATGAGCCCTCGCTTTGAACGCCGTCCCGGCGGTTCGTCCAGGACTGGACGACCGGGGCGCAGCGACCGACGTCGTCCTGATGCCGACGCTGAGGCTGATGCCGGCCGCCGCGAGTGGAACCGAGAGGCACCGGTCCGCCGGGGGCGCATGGACGACCGTCGCCGGGGTCGCTCCGATGAAGAGCAGCGCGCCCGTCCTGATCGGGGCGACCGTGCAGGCCGTGGACGTTTCATGGCAGACCGGCGTCCTGAGCGCCCCTCGCGTCGGGAGGGGCGTCAGGGCGATCAACGCCCTTACAGCGATCGTCGTGATCCACCCCGTGACGAGCGTTCCGAAGGACGTTCCGAAGTACGTCGGGATGACCCTCGCATGGATCGCCGTTTCGATCGTCGAGATGAAGCACAGGGGGACCGACGGGGTGACCGGCGTCCGTCCTTTCAACGGGAGCGCTCGCGGCTCCCATTCAGGGATCGCACTCCGCGCAAGCCTGAGGGGGAGGCTGCTGCTGCCACGCCGCCAGCGGATGATCTGGTCTGGGGCCGTCATTCAGCACTCGCGGCCCTGGAAGCCGGTCGACCGATCCATCGCATCTGGTGCACCCCGGAGATGCGAAGCGCCGCCAAGTTTCTGCAACTGCTTCGCGATGCCAAGGCCTCCGGTGTGCTGGTGGAGGAGGTCACCTGGGCCCGCCTGGGGCAGATCACCGGAGGCTCGGTGCACCAGGGCATTGCCCTGCAGACAGCAGCGGCTGAAACGATCGATCTGGAGAGCCTGATTGAAGGCTGTTCCGATCTGGGGGAACCGCCATTGCTGCTGGCCCTCGATGGCGTCACGGATCCCCACAACCTCGGCGCTGTGGTCCGCTCGGCTGAGGCCATGGGAGCCCATGGCGTGGTGTTGCCCCAACGACGCAGTGCCGGTCTGACGGGGTCGGCGGCGAAGGTGGCTGCAGGAGCCCTTGAACACCTCCCCGTGGCGCGGGTGGTCAACCTCAACCGCTCTCTTGAAAAGCTCAAGGATGCCGGCTATCGGGTGATTGGCCTTGCCGGTGAGGGCGATGTGACCCTGCCTGATGTGGATCTGAGTGGGCCGCTGGTGCTGGTGACCGGTTCGGAGGATCAGGGGCTATCCCTGCTGACACGCCGCCACTGCGACCAATTGGTGCGGATTCCGCTGCGGGGGGTCACGCCAAGCCTGAATGCATCTGTGGCAACGGCGCTTTGCGTGTATGAGGTGGCCCGTCGCAACTGGATGAAGGACATCCATGGTCAGGCTCCGTCGCCGCCGATTCAGCGGGCGCGCATGGCTGGTCAGCGCGACGACGACTCGCCAGCACCACAGGTTGAGACGACGCAGCCTGAGGAGCGCATCGAACTGGACCTTGAACGCCGAGATCTCGATGCAGGACTCGAGTTTGATCAGAGCATCCAGCTTTCTCCCTGA
- a CDS encoding DUF1816 domain-containing protein has translation MSPLIRPLRSLANGVGLAWWARVETTGPDVTYWFGPFLTRTGLEAELATFLEDVGSEQPRSIRHTLLRTRRSEPLTTAAEG, from the coding sequence ATGAGCCCTTTGATCCGGCCGCTGCGCAGCCTCGCCAATGGTGTCGGGCTGGCTTGGTGGGCCCGTGTTGAGACCACCGGGCCCGATGTCACGTACTGGTTCGGTCCTTTCCTGACCCGCACGGGGCTGGAAGCTGAGCTCGCCACCTTCCTTGAGGATGTGGGTTCAGAGCAGCCCCGGTCCATTCGTCACACCCTGCTGCGCACCCGTCGCAGCGAGCCATTGACCACCGCTGCCGAGGGGTGA
- the gatA gene encoding Asp-tRNA(Asn)/Glu-tRNA(Gln) amidotransferase subunit GatA, whose amino-acid sequence MTISAWRQRLQAGGVSSRELVDEHLQRLEQSEPSLNAFVEVTAERARADADRVDQARAAGEDLGPLAGLPLAIKDNLCTRGVRTTCSSRMLEQFVPPYESTVTDRLWGAGAVLVGKTNLDEFAMGGSTETSAFGATKNPWNIEHVPGGSSGGSAAAVASGSCLASLGSDTGGSIRQPASFCGVVGLKPTYGRVSRWGLVAFASSLDQVGPFAGCVADAAELLQVIAGHDQRDSTCLTADVPNYSAGLAASIKGLRVGVIRECFEAEGLDAEVKASVQASAAQLEALGAELVDVSCPRFNDGIATYYVIAPSEASANLARYDGVKYGFRAEEAESLASMTARSRAEGFGAEVQRRILIGTYALSAGYVDAYYRKAQQVRTLIRRDFDAAFQQVDVLLTPTAPSPAFKAGAHADDPLAMYLADLLTIPVNLAGLPAISVPCGFSAAGLPIGMQLIGNVLDEARLLQVAHQYEQAADVFAQRPEASLVP is encoded by the coding sequence ATGACGATCAGCGCGTGGCGTCAGCGACTGCAGGCTGGTGGAGTCTCATCCAGGGAGCTGGTAGATGAGCATCTGCAGCGTTTGGAGCAGTCAGAGCCGTCGCTCAACGCCTTTGTGGAGGTCACAGCTGAACGGGCCCGCGCTGACGCCGATCGTGTCGATCAGGCCCGTGCTGCCGGTGAGGACCTCGGTCCGCTCGCGGGTCTGCCGCTGGCGATCAAGGACAACCTCTGCACCCGCGGTGTCCGCACCACCTGCTCGAGCCGCATGCTCGAACAGTTCGTGCCGCCCTACGAGTCCACCGTGACGGATCGGCTCTGGGGCGCTGGAGCGGTGTTGGTCGGCAAAACCAACTTGGATGAATTCGCCATGGGCGGCTCCACCGAGACATCGGCCTTTGGTGCCACCAAAAACCCATGGAACATCGAGCACGTTCCCGGTGGCAGCTCCGGTGGTAGTGCAGCGGCCGTGGCATCGGGTAGTTGTCTTGCATCCCTGGGCTCAGATACCGGTGGTTCGATCCGCCAGCCGGCATCGTTCTGTGGTGTTGTTGGCTTGAAACCCACCTACGGCAGGGTCAGCCGTTGGGGATTGGTTGCGTTTGCCAGTTCCCTGGATCAGGTCGGTCCCTTTGCCGGCTGTGTGGCGGATGCGGCTGAGCTGCTTCAGGTGATCGCCGGTCACGACCAGCGTGATTCCACCTGTCTAACAGCGGATGTTCCCAATTACAGCGCTGGTCTGGCTGCATCGATCAAGGGGCTGAGGGTCGGTGTGATCCGGGAATGCTTCGAGGCGGAAGGACTGGATGCCGAGGTCAAGGCTTCGGTGCAGGCGTCTGCGGCTCAACTGGAGGCTCTCGGTGCCGAACTGGTGGATGTGAGCTGTCCACGCTTCAACGACGGCATCGCCACGTACTACGTGATTGCTCCGTCGGAGGCATCGGCCAATCTGGCGCGATACGACGGTGTGAAGTACGGCTTCCGTGCTGAGGAAGCCGAGAGCCTGGCGTCAATGACGGCCCGAAGCCGGGCAGAAGGTTTTGGCGCGGAAGTGCAGCGGCGGATCCTGATCGGGACCTATGCCCTTTCGGCCGGTTATGTGGACGCCTACTACCGCAAGGCCCAGCAGGTTCGAACGCTGATTCGACGGGATTTCGATGCTGCGTTCCAGCAGGTGGATGTTCTGCTGACCCCCACGGCGCCGTCGCCGGCGTTCAAGGCGGGTGCCCATGCCGATGACCCGCTGGCGATGTATCTGGCAGACCTGCTCACGATTCCGGTGAACCTGGCAGGCCTCCCGGCAATCAGTGTTCCCTGTGGATTCAGTGCTGCTGGCTTGCCGATCGGGATGCAGCTGATCGGCAATGTGCTCGACGAGGCGCGTCTGCTGCAGGTGGCTCACCAGTACGAGCAGGCTGCTGATGTGTTCGCGCAACGTCCTGAAGCCTCTTTGGTCCCCTGA